In Puniceicoccus vermicola, the following proteins share a genomic window:
- a CDS encoding DUF3592 domain-containing protein → MKLTYSKKWNVFVFSVLLISYSIFCAWIFTPRILVIFNWKETSGTVKTLDFEHLSRTNGASVTNALITYRYDVDGKEYKNDRYSLWGHLTVGTFISTKQAVRTKFNPNSKVNVRYDPDSPMDSIIASPIGFFDCFLLILWGLFCLPLICTYSKKVWL, encoded by the coding sequence ATGAAATTAACATACTCAAAAAAATGGAATGTTTTCGTGTTCTCAGTATTACTAATCTCGTATTCTATATTTTGCGCATGGATATTCACCCCAAGAATACTTGTCATATTTAACTGGAAGGAAACATCAGGCACAGTCAAAACTCTTGATTTTGAACATCTATCCCGCACCAATGGAGCTTCTGTTACCAATGCTTTAATCACCTATCGATATGACGTAGATGGTAAGGAATACAAAAATGATCGATACTCCCTGTGGGGGCACTTGACAGTCGGCACTTTCATTTCCACGAAGCAAGCTGTCCGAACTAAATTTAACCCCAACTCAAAAGTGAATGTCCGATATGATCCAGATTCCCCGATGGATTCGATCATCGCATCGCCCATCGGATTTTTCGATTGCTTCCTATTGATCTTATGGGGTCTATTCTGCCTACCTCTGATCTGCACCTACTCAAAAAAGGTCTGGCTATGA